In one window of Carassius carassius chromosome 38, fCarCar2.1, whole genome shotgun sequence DNA:
- the tpcn3 gene encoding two pore segment channel 3: MSETEKPKGHTLSKDEGLTNGRNNVSSNVSDEMTEKFNLATVYVSDAQYNRNIFFDTSPQAVRLYLLYNHWFMQMLVYVFIIVNLALALFEDPAVVPLPIWATSTTELICLSAFTVRIVHYAKVIPKDKFWKDPKNICIIVIVTLSFIDLTIYGALKSTGYFALRWSRVLRPLLLVNVTEGRQLRRAFRSIRNALPQISYVFFLFMFSVLVFSLVALKLFGKRGLLTIDGSPYFTDYLDIVFDLYVLVTTANSPDVMMPAYNYSDFFTIFFILYIVINIYTFMSFFLAVVYSNYKKHLKEEVRQLVKARRFKMCRAFSLLQEAQGEGGEPVVTQAKWNHLVKLVKPNISIAHRELLWSVLDDQNKGHIGKFAFVQLADLLSIQVITVKSQPHPIHICFPSMYNSPVSRFIRYVVHHRMFVYVYDLIILVNAVFIGLDEENPVVSNAEWGFLALYMLEIILKLYATEPRAFFARHHFWNWFDTIIIVSALFGTIINSALKHSGGYTSRQILDIVFILRVLRLIRLVDSIKRFRAIINTLIKIGPTILTFGQLIVVVYYIFAMVGMELFKGKVQSFEPNSTSPDQEYCGNPLLKGTTFAKLNYCKNNFNNVVSSFIVLLELTVVNQWHVLASGFTAVTHISARIFFVLFHIVVVIIIVNIFVAFILEAFLVEYTVDKSDLHTSLEKKIEELELNVQQDGVDTGLVDAMESNDNELGPSEAAKQKPSLMFKIASRRSRTVDGLLQRMFETDIRPEDFEEEEPENINFSNPVFDSV; encoded by the exons ATGTCTGAGACCGAGAAACCAAAGGGCCATACTTTATCGAAGGATGAAGGTTTAACCAATGGACGAAATAATGTTTCCAGTAACGTTTCAGACGAGATGACAGAG AAATTCAACCTTGCCACAGTCTATGTGTCAGATGCCCAGTATAACAGGAACATCTTTTTTGATACTTCACCACAAGCTGTGAG GCTGTACTTGTTGTACAATCACTGGTTCATGCAGATGCTGGTATACGTATTCATCATTGTAAATCTCGCTCTGGCTCTCTTTGAGGATCCTGCTGTTGTGCCACTTCCTATATGG GCGACTTCTACAACTGAGCTCATATGCCTCTCTGCGTTCACTGTGCGGATTGTACACTATGCCAAAGTCATTCCAAAGGATAAATTCTGGAAGGATCCCAAAAATATCTGCATCATAGTCATTGTAACG CTCTCTTTCATTGATTTGACTATATACGGGGCTCTGAAGTCAACTGGCTACTTTGCCCTCCGATGGTCGAGGGTCTTAAGACCACTTCTGTTAGTTAATGTTACAGAAGGAAGACAA ctgcGGAGGGCATTCAGGAGTATTCGGAATGCACTGCCTCAGATCTCCtatgtttttttcttattcatGTTCAGCGTGTTGGTCTTTTCTCTTGTGGCTCTGAAATTGTTTGGGAAAAG GGGTCTTCTTACCATTGATGGCTCTCCATATTTCACAGACTATTTGGATATTGTTTTTGATCTTTATGTATTAGTGACCACCGCTAATAGCCCTGACGTCAT GATGCCGGCATACAACTACAGTGATTTCTTCACTATTTTCTTCATTCTATACATTGTTATCAACATATATACCTTCATGTCCTTCTTTCTGGCTGTAGTGTACAGTAACTACAAAAAGCACCTTAAG GAGGAAGTCCGACAGCTGGTGAAGGCCAGAAGATTTAAGATGTGCCGAGCGTTTTCTTTGCTCCAGGAGGCCCAGGGTGAAGGTGGAGAGCCCGTGGTGACCCAGGCCAAATGGAACCATCTGGTTAAACTCGTCAAGCCGAATATCAGTATTGCTCACCGGGAACTGCTCTGGAGCGTCTTAGATGATCAGAATAAAGGACACATAG GAAAGTTTGCATTTGTCCAGCTTGCTGATCTTCTGAGTATTCAGGTGATCACAGTGAAATCACAGCCGCACCCCATTCACATCTGTTTCCCCTCTATGTATAATTCCCCAGTCAGCCGATTCATCCGCTATGTGGTTCATCACAG aatgtttgtgtatgtttatgaCCTGATTATCCTGGTGAATGCTGTGTTCATTGGTCTGGATGAAGAGAACCCTGTAGTATCAAATGCTGAGTGGGGTTTTCTGGCTCTTTATATGCTGGAGATCATTCTCAAACTGTACGCTACTGAGCCTCGGGCATTCTTTGCTCGACATCATTTCTGGAACTG GTTTGATACCATCATTATTGTGTCTGCACTCTTTGGCACTATCATTAACTCAGCACTCAAACACT CTGGAGGTTACACAAGTCGCCAGATTTTGGACATCGTTTTCATCTTGAGAGTCCTCCGACTCATACGCTTGGTGGATTCCATTAAGAG ATTCCGTGCCATCATCAACACTCTTATTAAAATTGGACCAACTATTCTTACATTTGGCCAACTCATAGTG GTGGTCTATTACATATTTGCCATGGTTGGAATGGAATTATTTAAAGGTAAAGTCCAGTCTTTTGAACCTAACTCTACAAGTCCTGATCAAGAGTACTGTGGAAACCCTCTCCTTAAAGGAACCACTTTTGCTAAACtcaactactgcaaaaacaacttCAACAATGTGGTCTCTTCCTTCATTGTCTTGCTGGAACTCACTGTGGTTAATCAGTGGCATG TGTTGGCCAGTGGTTTCACAGCAGTCACACACATTTCAGCCAGAATTTTCTTTGTCCTTTTTCACATTGTGGTCGTCATTATTATAGTCAA TATTTTCGTAGCGTTTATCTTGGAGGCATTCTTGGTGGAGTACACAGTTGACAAAAGTGACCTGCATACTTCTCTAGAGAAAAAGATAGAGGAGCTGGAGCTTAATGTTCAACA GGATGGTGTGGACACTGGTCTTGTAGATGCAATGGAAAGCAATGACAATGAACTAGGTCCTTCTGAAGCTGCCAAACAGAAGCCCTCCCTCATGTTCAAGATTGCTTCAAGaa GATCCAGAACTGTGGATGGACTTCTGCAGCGGATGTTTGAAACAGATATTCGTCCTGAAGACTTTGAGGAAGAGGAGCCAGAAAACATCAACTTCTCAAACCCTGTCTTTGACTCCGTATAA